The genomic region CGCCGATGAGCTTAAATACATAGGCGACCTGGTCGGTATGAGGATTGCCCAGACATCATTCACTGGATTTGACGGGTTAATAACGGGTTACGTTGACGGAGACCCTGTGGAATTCACTAGGAGGTTGAGGGAGCTCGTTAGTAGTGGCCGTTATGTACCTCGCTTCGTACTTAAGGTCGTGCCTATAATGAGGACTGTGAAGACTGACATTGAGGAGATTAGTAAGGCTGCGGTTGAGTTGGCGAGTAGGTATTTGGGCCCTAACGAGACCTATAAGGTTGAGGTTAGGAAGAGGGGTGTTGACCTGGATAGGAGGGATGTGATTGATTCAATAGCGTCTAGGATAAGTAATAAGGTTAAGCTTGAGAATCCGGATAAGGTTATTCAAGTGGAGATATTCCCATCGAGGACTGGGGTAAGTATTATTAGGGAGGATGATGTTTTCTCGCTCATGAAGATCAATGTAAATACTCAACAAGGTAATGCGTAATTCATTAATCAATTAACCATAATCCTTTAATTACTCCACGGTACCTCAAGTTGATGGAGGTAACAGTCATTGGAACTGGCAGGATGGGTAGTGCATTAGTTAGGAGGTTGGCTAGTCAGGGCTTTGATGTTTATGCCTGGAATAGAACTAGGGATAAGTTAAAGAACTTACCTGCCAAGGCAATTGACGACATTTCACAGGCTAGGGGAGTTACCTTTATATTCGTCTCTGATGATGAGGCGTTGAACGCCGTTAAGGGCGTTGGCGGTGATGTGATTGTGCTATCAGGTACCTACAGTGTTGGTGCCGTTACCGCATTTAACATTAGGTTCACGAGTATGGGCAAGGGATTACTCGCAGCGCCTGTGGTTGGTGGTCCAGGGGATGTTGAGAATGGCACTGCGATATACCTAGTCGGTGGGCCCGAAGCCACGTACCAAAGGGTTAGGGAGGTATTTGATAAGTTGGGTACCGTGATTAGGTTGCCAACGGTTGAGTCGGCGATGGCGCTCAAACTAGCCTATAACGCGTTCCTAATAGGCACGATGGCGCTACTCGGTGAGTACGTAGTGCTTGGCAGGACGTACGGCGTCGATGATGATACACTAAAGGCGCTGTTAACTAAGACCGTGTTTAGGGACGTGGCTGAGAAATACCTCGATAGAATGCTCAGGCCTAAATCACCGCCGTCATTCACGCTGGCCCTGGCCGCTAAGGACGTGCATTACGCCGTTAAGTCTGCGGGTGATGCTAAGACACCATTGGTTATTTCCTCAGCCGTTAAGTCACTGTATGAGTTGCTGGCTACCCTTGGCTTTGGTAATGAGGATTACGTTAGGGCTGGGCTACTCGAGCTTATTGGCGGTTTAAGGGAAAAATAATGCTTATTAAGTCCACAGTTTAATCGTGCGTGATGAGCGAGAGCGCCAAGGTTGAGGTTGAGAGGGTTTACGTAATTAACCTTAGGAGGACTAGGGAGGTTTCAAGGACAAAGAGGTCTCCATACGCCGTAAGGTTGATTAGGAAGTTCGTTGCTAGGCACATGAAGGTTGACCCCGAGAAGGTTAAGATTGATAATAGTGTTAATGAGTATGTTTGGTCTAGGGGTATTGAGAAGCCTCCGAGGAGGATTGAGGTGAAGGTAACTAAGTATAGTGATGGTACCGTTAAAGTCACGTTAAACGTACCGGAGAAAGCCGAGGAGAAGGCTGAGTCGAAGTAATTAACCTTAACTAGCGATTCCTGAATTAGCCGATTCTTTTTAAAGGGCTTTTTATCCCTCATTAACGTGGTCAGTAATAGGACGTTGCAGTTAATGTCTAGACTCTTCACAGCAGCGCTTTACCTGGCCATCTCCCTAATAGCATTTGTGATTGACTTCCCATTCTACCCAGTCCCAGTTGCGCTACTCATTATTGCGGTGACCACGGCACTGGCCTACTCAGGGCATGTTAAGCTTGGCTTTGCAATAATGACCATACTCCTAATACCCGCATTACTCTATGTTTATAAATACGCAGCCCTCGGCGTCCTACTCCTCATATTAATCCTCCTAATTCTAATCAGGGTCTTTGATTGGCTGGGTGTTGGCGTTGGTATGCTTGCCTGGGAATTCTCGATAATGCCGAACCCACTCTACGTCCTATCAGTACCCTTAATACTAACATCACCAAGCCTCACGATTGGAGTTACGAAGAGGGTTACGCCACTTAAGTCATTGATAACGTTCTTAATACTGTACATACCAACGCTACTACTGCTTAACGCTAATAATGCCGTTACTCCCTGGTTTGGCTATGTAAGCATGAGCCTATCGCCATTGCAGTCATTAACTGCAGGTTCGATAATGACTGCCCTGGGTAGTATGGATGTGGGGCTTTATGGTTTATCCCAGGCGATTAGTAGGGTCTTTACCTGGGCTAGCACCTATGTGTTACCGCCGATAATGGCGTTGGCTGCCTATATTGCATATGTCGTATCAAGTAAGTTGAGGTCGCATGACAATAAGGTGGTTAGATTCCTCGCGCCCGCCGTTGGTACGATGATAGCCTACGCATTGATGACATACCTATTATTCTATATGAATCCATACTTTGGGCTTTATCAGGGTATTGACGTTAATACGCTAATGCAGGGGTTACTACCTGCCCTAGTTATCAGCCTCGTCATACTACCATTAATAATGCACTTTAGGCTCGTTGAGATTAAGTTTGAGCAGGAGGAGAAGCAGTCAATGATCGCCCTTGAGCGTGGTTACCAATTAATCCTCAATAAGGATGAACTGAAGTCACTTGCCAATGAGTGGGACAGCGTGATTGGGCTCGATGATATTAAGAATGAGATAGAGACCTCGGTCATAACGCCACTTAAGGATGTTAAACTATCCCAGAAGTACGGACTAATGCCGATACATGGAGTCCTTCTATTCGGCCCTCCAGGTGTTGGTAAGACTATGCTCGCGAGGGCCATAGCGGGCAGGTTAGGTTGGACGACAATAATAATGAACCTTGGTGAATTGCTCAGTAAGTACTATGGCGAGAGCGAGAACAGGCTGACCGAGCTCTTCAAGGTCGCTAGGAACTATGCGCCATCAGTAATAATAATTGATGAGTTTGATGCCATTGGTAAGGCTAGGACTAGGTACGTGAGTGATGACGTCACACCTAGGCTACTGAATATCTTGCTCAGTGAGATGGATGGAATAACCAAGAGTAACGAGAATATCCTAGTGATTGGGACAACCAATCAGCCCGACCTTTTAGACCCGGCATTGCTTAGGCCTGGTAGGTTTGACAAGGTCATCTACGTGCCACCGCCCAATGAGGAGACCAGGGCTAGGATGTTTGAGGCAATGCTTAAGGATAAGCCCATTCAGGGGCCAATTGATTATGCGAAGCTTGCTAAGATGACCGATAGGTTCACGGGCGCGGATATAATGAATGTGGTTAGGACGGCCGTGCTTGAGTCATTGAAGGAGGGTAAGCCCATAACCCAGGGAAAGCTTGAGGAGATAATCAATAGGTATAAGCCGAGCCTCACCTATGACCTGCTTGAGAAGTATGAGGCCTTTAGGCTTCAGTACAGTAGGTTGAGGACTTATGGTAAGGCCCAGGTTGGTATTCCAGAGGTTACTTGGAATGATGTTGGTGATCTTGAGGAGGTTAAGGAGGTCATTAATAAGTACGTGGTTGCCACAATGCAGAGGAGGGATATACTCGAGAAGTTGGGTATTGAGCCTATACACGGAATACTCCTCTTTGGCCCTCCGGGTGTTGGTAAGACCCTAGTTGCGAAGGCGACGGCTAATATGCTTAAGGCAAACTTCATAGAGCTTAATGGCGCCGAGCTAGCTAGGGTAGGCCCTGAGAGGGCTGCTGCCGTTGTTAAGGACGTATTTAATATGGCCCGTGACAACGCCCCAGCCATAATATTCATTGACGAAATAGACTCGGTGGCACCACCTAGAGATTCACCAACAGGCAGTGTTTGGTCTAACGTCATTGCCCAACTACTGACTGAGATGGATGGCCTGAGGGGTTTAAATAACGTCATTGTTATAGCAGCTACGAATAGGCCCTGGTTCATTGACCCAGCGCTGCTTAGGCCTGGTAGGTTTGACAAGGTAATTTATATACCACCACCGAATAGGGATGCCAGGCGTGAGATAATTAAAATACACATTAGAAATGCCGAGGTTGAGGAGGGCGTGATTGACTGGGTCGCCGAAGTTACTGAGGGCTATAGTGGTGCTGATCTGGCTGCCTTAGTTAGGGAGGCCAAGATGAGGGCTTTGGACAGGGTGTTGAGTGGTGATAATAAGGTTAGGATAACTAGGGAGGATTTCGAGTACGCACTTAGTAAGGTTCGTCCATCACTGAGTAGGGAGTTGCTTAGTCAGTATGAGGACTTTGTGAGGAGGGTTAACCTGATGGTTTAATTGGTTTTATCTTCTAAGGAGATTATTGTGGGCTTAGTAATTTAAAGGCGCCTTTTCACAGTTTTGTCATGAGTCAAAAACCTGAAGCATTGAAGAATGTAATCGAGGAAGTTACGAAATTGGTAAAGGAGGGGTATTCCCTAACCGGCATTGTGAAGGAGGTTACTGAGGCGATTAATAAGGACGTTGGCTTGAGCAAGGTAATATTCAATGAGATAAAGGAGTCAATGGTTAAGATAAGCCCCGGCAACGTGCCTGTAGGCCTATTCACGCAATGCGCACTAATACCCAGTTATTACCTGACCGGTAAGACTCCAAGCATTGATTGGGGCGACGTGACAATGCACCTACTGGGTAAGATGATACACAGCCTAGCCATTGCCGAGATAAAGAACAGGCTTGGTAGCAAATGCATAGAGGGTGTTGAGGTCATGTATACGTACAATGCCTGGACAATGAGGGGTAAGCCGGACCTTGACTGTGGTAATTACTATCTTGAGTTTAAGACGATAATGGGTAGGGTTACGAAGGCCAGGTTATTCCACGACATGATACAGGCGGGTTTCTACTCGGCGGCGGGTAATAAAAATACATACATACTTTACCTAGTACTTAGCGATGGTGTGTTGCGCAATATAGTGCCTATCGAGATCATACCGGAGGTTGGTTACCCAGTTATTTATGCCTTTAAGCTTTGGGTAAAGGCCGTGGAGGGTGGTGATATCGGGGCATTAACGGTTAAGACGACGTCATGCAAGGTGTGTAGATTTAGGAACATATGTATAATGAGAACTAGGAATCCGCATGAGGTGTTCCTACCAGGTAAGGAATTGCTTGATAATTATCTCGACTACGTAAAGCACGAGGTTTCTAAGGCGGGGGTTAAGGTGGTTGGTTGATGAGCCTCGAGGAAATAACAGACCTGGCAAATTACCTACTGAATAGGTTGCAGCTTAGGGATACCCACTTCGTAACGTCGATAGCCAGGTGCTCATTGCTCTCGCTGAGGAGGGACGTTAGTATAATGGACGAGGCTTACAGTGAGTATTTGCCGAGGGTATTGACAGTATGTGCCACGGAGAAGCATGTAATTAGGGTTGAGGATGTGACTATCGAATTACCAAGGCTCCTTAGG from Vulcanisaeta distributa DSM 14429 harbors:
- a CDS encoding THUMP domain-containing protein, which translates into the protein MGFNVDFNLVVSTGRRLEGRCADELKYIGDLVGMRIAQTSFTGFDGLITGYVDGDPVEFTRRLRELVSSGRYVPRFVLKVVPIMRTVKTDIEEISKAAVELASRYLGPNETYKVEVRKRGVDLDRRDVIDSIASRISNKVKLENPDKVIQVEIFPSRTGVSIIREDDVFSLMKINVNTQQGNA
- a CDS encoding NAD(P)-dependent oxidoreductase; its protein translation is MEVTVIGTGRMGSALVRRLASQGFDVYAWNRTRDKLKNLPAKAIDDISQARGVTFIFVSDDEALNAVKGVGGDVIVLSGTYSVGAVTAFNIRFTSMGKGLLAAPVVGGPGDVENGTAIYLVGGPEATYQRVREVFDKLGTVIRLPTVESAMALKLAYNAFLIGTMALLGEYVVLGRTYGVDDDTLKALLTKTVFRDVAEKYLDRMLRPKSPPSFTLALAAKDVHYAVKSAGDAKTPLVISSAVKSLYELLATLGFGNEDYVRAGLLELIGGLREK
- a CDS encoding 50S ribosomal protein L31e; translated protein: MSESAKVEVERVYVINLRRTREVSRTKRSPYAVRLIRKFVARHMKVDPEKVKIDNSVNEYVWSRGIEKPPRRIEVKVTKYSDGTVKVTLNVPEKAEEKAESK
- a CDS encoding AAA family ATPase, whose product is MVSNRTLQLMSRLFTAALYLAISLIAFVIDFPFYPVPVALLIIAVTTALAYSGHVKLGFAIMTILLIPALLYVYKYAALGVLLLILILLILIRVFDWLGVGVGMLAWEFSIMPNPLYVLSVPLILTSPSLTIGVTKRVTPLKSLITFLILYIPTLLLLNANNAVTPWFGYVSMSLSPLQSLTAGSIMTALGSMDVGLYGLSQAISRVFTWASTYVLPPIMALAAYIAYVVSSKLRSHDNKVVRFLAPAVGTMIAYALMTYLLFYMNPYFGLYQGIDVNTLMQGLLPALVISLVILPLIMHFRLVEIKFEQEEKQSMIALERGYQLILNKDELKSLANEWDSVIGLDDIKNEIETSVITPLKDVKLSQKYGLMPIHGVLLFGPPGVGKTMLARAIAGRLGWTTIIMNLGELLSKYYGESENRLTELFKVARNYAPSVIIIDEFDAIGKARTRYVSDDVTPRLLNILLSEMDGITKSNENILVIGTTNQPDLLDPALLRPGRFDKVIYVPPPNEETRARMFEAMLKDKPIQGPIDYAKLAKMTDRFTGADIMNVVRTAVLESLKEGKPITQGKLEEIINRYKPSLTYDLLEKYEAFRLQYSRLRTYGKAQVGIPEVTWNDVGDLEEVKEVINKYVVATMQRRDILEKLGIEPIHGILLFGPPGVGKTLVAKATANMLKANFIELNGAELARVGPERAAAVVKDVFNMARDNAPAIIFIDEIDSVAPPRDSPTGSVWSNVIAQLLTEMDGLRGLNNVIVIAATNRPWFIDPALLRPGRFDKVIYIPPPNRDARREIIKIHIRNAEVEEGVIDWVAEVTEGYSGADLAALVREAKMRALDRVLSGDNKVRITREDFEYALSKVRPSLSRELLSQYEDFVRRVNLMV